One window of the Nicotiana tabacum cultivar K326 chromosome 4, ASM71507v2, whole genome shotgun sequence genome contains the following:
- the LOC107767280 gene encoding uncharacterized protein LOC107767280, whose protein sequence is MFLAVVARPRFDAQGNEIFSGKNGVFPFVTLERARRASANRAADTLETKPITSVTKDIVRSYLIENVIPAIKAKWPREDLNYPIFIQQDNARAHIQLVDEEFCRVATQNGFDIRLTSKPPNSPDLNVLGLVFLELFSPYGIRSHLQLLMSYLLQLRSHLNNIFLTLQSCMVEIMRAKGCHNYKIPHLSKAMLERKGQLPSQLKCDALLVQEVLSYLDGSN, encoded by the coding sequence ATGTTTTTAGCTGTTGTTGCTCGTCCAAGATTCGATGCACAAGGGAATGAGATCTTTTCAGGAAAAAATGGTGTGTTCCCTTTCGTAACACTTGAACGAGCTAGAAGAGCCAGTGCTAATAGAGCAGCCGACACTCTTGAGACAAAACCAATAACTTCAGTAACAAAAGACATAgtaaggtcatatttgattgaaaacgtCATTCCCGCTATCAAAGCAAAGTGGCCGAGAGAAGACTTAAATTATCCAATATTTATTCAACAAGATAATGCTAGAGCACACATCCAACTTGTTGATGAAGAATTTTGCCGAGTAGCGACACAAAATGGGTTTGACATTCGTTTAACGAGTAAACCACCCAATTCTCCAGATTTGAACGTGTTAGGTCTGGTGTTTTTAGAGCTATTCAGTCCTTACGGCATAAGGAGTCATCTACAACTGTTGATGAGTTACTTACTGCAGTTACGAAGTCATTTGAATAATATATTTCTAACACTGCAGTCATGCATGGTAGAAATAATGCGAGCAAAAGGTTGTCATAATTACAAAATTCCCCATCTTAGTAAAGCTATGCTTGAAAGGAAAGGACAACTTCCTTCACAGCTAAAATGTGATGCTTTATTGGTACAAGAAGTTCTCAGTTATTTAGATGGTTCGAATTAG